One Salvia splendens isolate huo1 chromosome 1, SspV2, whole genome shotgun sequence genomic window, AACTGGGATAGACCTATCAAGTTTTCAAGAGGAAGAACTTTCAAACGACAGTGACTCGGGCGTGTACCCTCTAGCAATTAAGGCAGAGGCCTCATCAGGTGGAGACACGGATAGCAGGTCCACAAACTCCCAGATCACTCTGGCCGTGTTCGAGGACAGAGAAGAATATAAGGTGAAAGTTGTCAAACAAATATTATGGGTGAATGGCATGAGGTATGAATTGCAGGAGATATTCGGGATTGGAAATTCAGTCGAGCATGAATTCGATGAGAATGACCCTGGAAAAGAATGTGTGGTGTGTCTTTCAGAACCGCGAGACACCACTGTCCTTCCATGTCGACATATGGTAACCTCCCTCTCCTTGATTTCTACGAATAAGGCTGGCTATTTTTAGCAACTTTTTGAGTAATAAGATTGTGTGATCGATGGCAGTGCATGTGCGGGGAGTGTGCAAAAGTTTTGAGGTTTCAAGCAAACAGATGTCCAATATGCCGGCAGCCGATTGAGCGCCTTTTGGAGATCAAGGTGAGCAAAGGGAGTGATGAATGAAGAAAATCCAACTTACATTGCATATAGAATATCCGGTGAACCTCCTCTATTGTTAAGAGAGAGGTcttgggttccatcctaaataGTATTCAGTTTGTTTAGTTGGATACCATCGTGATTTTTGTCCTCATTTTGTAAATTTGATGCGACTTATTTCAATAAACCTCCATCCTTTGATTTGTTTTACTTCTGTTTCTAGCTGCTGAATTTGTACAGTGCGTAGCGTCGAAACCACTTTGTTGAGGCGACTTCGTTTTAATGTGGGCAAAGAATATGAGGTATGATTAAAATATATAAGCTTTATCACTATACCAGAAAAATGCATtcttaattttaaattcaaaatttagaaaatacaattcccaaatataaatattgttgTAGCATAtgaaatcatagccacaagactAGCAAGAATATATGATTGGCATGGCATCCACTAATCTTCAACTCAAAGTTAGTTGACATTACTATTATCACATTTTCGGATCATTTTCCATTGAACGAGACTAGCAGTTGATACTGCCTAAAACAAATGTTAGTCtaactcaaataatttaaaaggcaaagaataaaataaattaaaattgagtcGGTTTCATGATTGCACAAAAGTTAAAGAGGCCATTTAAGTATCTAAAAATAAGCAAATCTATCCTTCTATTCTGTAGAAAGTTTATGGTTTCTATTGGTGCAAATCCAATCACCTTAATTTAAGATGAGAAACAATTCTCCATTGGTAGCAAATGGTTATCCATTAAGCGGAAAAATcttattgaaattaaaaataaaaaaaaacataaaaatgaagtTCTCGAACGGACTACGAGGGTCAGCTACCCAGCAAACtttcataattaaataccgTTACTGGATAATTCGCGAGTATTATTACACTTGAGTCAGCACACACGATTTTTTAGTAGTAATTAAGTTTGATTTTATTGGTGTTGCTTCCGATCAAGTAATTACAGAAGATTAGATTAGATTTTGAAGACAGAGACTTATTAAATGATCTAATCCattatttgaattaaaaaaaaaaagaaataaacgAGCATGTGATCTAATGTCCTCCATTTTTATTTGTGctgaatatatatttttcaatgtATCATGAGTAATTAGGGTTAGGATAAGATCTATACAAAGATCCAAAACGAAATATTCATCTTGATTATAAATTAGGCTGTTTCAATGTGTAATTCGGCTAGGACGACAGGATTAACTTCAAACCCTCATAGAAAAGGAAGCTTAGAATGAAGAAGGCAGATATAGAGTAGTTGGCCTTTGTAAGTTTCAAAACACACATTTTGGTCATCACAAATTGGTGCGAGTGCGACGCTTCTACGAGATCATTTCAGCTTATTTCTGTTTTTATGTTCAATTCCAAATAGGGATTAAGCTAATTCtgattatttataataattcaattgtagATTATGCACATATCATAAATGTAAATTGTGAATTTGAATTTGGTGGAGCACTAAATTGTTGCAGATTGGTCTGGAGCACTCCTTGTGGTTCTAATTCTACCTATCACCCCTAATTAATTAAAggataaattaatataaaaaaactatgaaatttagataaattttgatttgtttcataattttaaaaatcaataaGAAAGTATgaagttattttttttgttaacgatcgtaagtaattttttttgtgaaattatGTGATATGGAAGCAAAAAGAATCATATTGCAATGAATTAAACAAtgatattttttcttaaaaatgacAATACTTAGTTGAGAAATATGAACTACATATTACATGTAttgaccaaaaatttaaaatgagaTAGCAGAGAATAAAttcaaactttcatttttttcacttttgtttaAAATTAATGAATACACTAAAATTTTGTCTATAAACTTTATACTTTTTTGATAATTTACCTTTAATTAAGCCTAACGCTCACAATATTGAAAATCCTTCAAAGTTAAAGTACAACATCAATAAATATCCACCTAATGAATGAGGTAGGAGATTGGTCGAACCAAGTTTATAAAACTATGTATTCCatgtctttaaaaaaaatagtctttttttaattattttaatttattccacaaaaatctactttatatttttaaaaacatttttACGTACTACTCCTACACTACTTctttcgtccataaaaaatagactagttttatcATTTCGggtgtccaccaaaattagaccaaatctaaaaataaaaagtttttaaCCAATATTAACCatacacatcattctaaatgtgTATCCCACAATCCACTGACACTCATTCCactacattttttatttctctcttactttaccaattatatattaaaccTTATCTATTTTTAGTGGGCAGAGGAACTATTAATTACACAAAGAATGAAACATCAAAGCAAACACAAAGCCCAAAGGAAAGGGAGCAACAACACTTCAAACGAAAGCAAACAGATCCAAACAACAAATACCTTAGCCTCCGATCCATCTTCTTAGGACGCTCAAGTAATCGGTGGAGGACTTTGTTAGGTTGGTAAAATTCGGACACCAACTTCTAATCCATGATCTAAGGTGCCAGATGAGTCTTTTTTTTTCGAGCTCCCAATTCGATTCCAATCCTTCAAAATGACCTTATTTCGAGTATTCAAATTAACCAAGTAATGACGAAGAACATAGAGCTCCTAAGCATTTTTGTCAACTTTGATAAGAGGAGTGTTCATCCAAGCGATGAAGCATGTCATTGGTTCTCCGGGCATGCAAAATGAGATATTTCACCTCTCACAACAATAATACCAAAGGCTACAAGAACTTTGCAGCTAAAGATGATATGCTCCAATGTTACATATATCATCTTCGATTCCTGGAGTACCAAATATGCGAAGTCTAACTTTGGTGTTGAGTCTTCCCTAGAGGACGAACTAGACATATAGTATTGCTCGTGGTGGGACAACGTTTTTCCAAGCAAGGCGTTGTGCTTGTGTTGTCAAGACGCACCCGTAACCTGCAAAACAAAATTAGATGAAGAGAAAACATTTGACTTAATACCCAATCACACTCTTTCATCCCTCTTGTTTTCTCTCAAAACAAAGCGGTTCATAGCTAGAAAAAGATTCTTCTTCAGATCCTCTTCCCAAGCAAAAAGATTTATCCTCCATTTAAAGATTTATTTCCGGTTCTCATTCTCCCAAATCCTATTTCTTGAATGTAGTTGTTCTTCTCGGTTGACAAACATAAAGAGCCTTGGAAAGATAGTTTTAAGGCTCTCTTCCCGTCCGTTTACTATTTATGATATTGATTTCATCATCAACTAAcactttaattatttctttttcttataagtatttaattaatttaaatctcCTCCACGTCTACAAAGttgttaattatttctttttcttataagtatttaattaatttaaatctcCTCCAATATTCATaggggaaggagggagtacaatCTTCCACACATATTTCATCTTTCCTATTAAGTCCAATTGAAACTCTCTTTTAGGCTTTTACATTACGAATTTACTTATTTAACTACTACAAATTTTGGTTACACAGTAGTAAGTGGAGTATTACTTAAAATCCAACTAAATGGGTTTGAAATAAAATGATTCCATGTTGGGTTGTTTCTATCTTACTATCGTACAGAATTGAATCTCGTCCAAAAGCTCATTTAATCAGCATCCCACTAGAGCTCGAAACCGATTTGTTTGCCAAGTTAATACGTATCTACAACTACAACACAAAATTTAGTTAATCTCTCATACTATACTATATTGTTTCTGCATTTTGATAACCCTTTTAATTAGAACCCAAGAATTCATGATTTATCGACAAAATTGGGGGATTACGTACCCAAATTGTAGTGAGGCGGATATAATTAATGGACTTTGATTCACATTTTTCACTtccattatttttctttttcacttttttcttatatttcctttttctattTACCTAACAATATGTGATATAcgtctttattatttattccgCAATCAGAATTTGTATTGTGTTGTACATCATACAATTCATGCTGTCGTTAGAAAGCACAATGGCTAAGTAATCATCGGAGATTGCAATTGCAATTGACATCTAATTGATTTTGATAATCGGCTAACCGATTAATTGTCGAAAATCATTTCTTAATAAGTAGTACTAGTAAGTAAAACTTATAATACACATTGAGAATGACcgaaattgaattaaaaaaagcaGGACACTAAGTTGACATTAAGGCAATGCGTGATAGGTGGTGATTATGatgtattaattggattaactaTGTATTGATTAAGATAACCATTAAGGAGTACAAGATGTGGTGGATCACAGCTGACTAACCCTCTCAAATAATGCTAACTTTGTACTGTACTTTTTTATGCCTCCATCAAATGTACGTGAAGAAATGCATAACCAATTTCAACTCCATATAAACGGCCGTTGACAACTTTatttatattactataaactttacCACTAGGGAAAAATAATCCTTTAATTATTAGTGTGCGGCATTTAAGTGGCAGGAATGGAAACTAGAGATTCCATAGTCCATAGTTTTTAACTAAACAATTATACATTCATGGAGTTTTCTCCCACAAATTTGATGGAAAATAGATTTGAGAAACAGTTGTAAAAATAATGTATTTATGTGGATAATCTAGGACAAAATGAAGACAGACAAATTTTGATAGAGGCATATAGCTTTCTGTCCCAAAAAAGGAAAGATtgggtttttctttttttggttcTAGACCACGGATAACATTCCTCgagtgtactggactttttttttattccgcctttgggagagacgcatgaccctcatgcgtctccttttaatgaaacgcatgacggagatgcgtcttttatagagacgcatgagggacatgcgtcgttaaatttttatttttttttctttattttttttgaaagacgcataagcgtcatgcgtctttcatttttttatttattttatttattttatttatttttaatattaaaataaaataaaaataaaaaatgaaagacgcatgacgtTTATGCGTCTTTGCCTGTGACGCATgatgcttatgcgtctttcaaaaaaaataaagaaaaaaaaataaaaatttaacgacgcatgtccctcatgcgtctctataaaagacgcatctccgtcatgcgtttcattaaaaggagacgcatgagggtcatgcgtctctcccaaaccctgaacaaaaaaaaaagttcagtataaacacggaatc contains:
- the LOC121799128 gene encoding probable E3 ubiquitin-protein ligase LOG2, producing the protein MGNSSSRGSNPPPPHNVFAPSTPYPQYPAFYPHRVPNANLAGARYPMLPPQPAVEHQKAVTIRNDVNVKKETLTLEPDEADSRKFLVAFSFDATVEGSLTLMFCAKVGEDCHLTPMKENLYQTITVKFEKGLAQKFKQPSGTGIDLSSFQEEELSNDSDSGVYPLAIKAEASSGGDTDSRSTNSQITLAVFEDREEYKVKVVKQILWVNGMRYELQEIFGIGNSVEHEFDENDPGKECVVCLSEPRDTTVLPCRHMCMCGECAKVLRFQANRCPICRQPIERLLEIKVSKGSDE